GGCTCTGCTACTGGGGCTGATTTCTCAGCAGGTCAAGTCGCATTAATCCTCATCATCCTCCTGGGAAGTCCAAAGATGTGTTTTAAATCTGCGTAAGCACTTATGCTGGTCCAGCAACTCAAACTCGAACCTGGATGAAGGCAACTGCAAAAGATTAACACATGTGAAAGGGACatagattattattttttcataTAGACATATGTATTCCTGCCATTTCCAGATTAAACTGAAATTCTCAACTGAAGGTATTGCTGCAAGAAATTAAAATTTAAAGCTGCATGACAAACCTTTCACACCTGCTCATACACACAGACTCAagagatgtgtgtctgtgtccttTTAAAGATTTATAGGCAATAACATTTATAAGGGCAATCAATTGGGGACCTGATGATGCAAGAGGAACCTCAGATAATTGTACTATTGACCTGAATTTCAGGGCCTTTTCTTTCAGGAGCCCTTGGGAACGTCTGAGTCCATCATTGCTGGAGGGTTCAGTACTTGCAGCTGAATTAAGAGTGAACTGGTTAATCTGCTCCATAGGTTCCTGTGAATAAAGAAGAGATAAAGACAATTTCTCAAAATCATTTACACatttttttgaaaataaatttttcaaaagtaatatatgtaatgtaatatgTAAGTAATTTTTTGAAAGTAATATATGTGCACAAAAGGCCAAAGACAAATATGCCATaagtgtcaattgtgattttcaccccaattgaaatttgtaCTCCCcattaacccatctgtgcattgATCTGTGCATTACCCActcacactagtgatcactagggggctgtggtacacatgcacacacacacacacacacacacacacacacacacacacacacacacacacacacacacacacacacacacacacacaatagtgatcaccagggggctgtggtgcacacacacacactagtgatcactagggggctgtggtgcacacacacacacacactagtgatcactagggggctgtggtgcacacatgcccagagcggtgggcagccctgcgcccagcacccagggagcagttggagtTAGGCACTTCAGTTAGACAGTTAGACTACTATCagcgtccttgggtactttgaaaggcgctatagaagtggaaattattattattattattattattattattattattattattattattattatcactctctctctctctatatatatatatatatatatatatatatatatatatatatatatatatatatgtgaagaATGTGCAGTAAAaggtacatatatatatatatatgtacctTTTACTGCACATTCTTCACATTGAGTAAAGCCCAGGGGTCTTTTGTCTGTGACACTGACAAAATAACCCCATCCTAAAGCATGAATTTCATTTGTGTAAAAGTAAGACTAAAAGTGCTTTGGGAATAAGTGACACAACTCTAACCGCAACAAGTTTCAGTCTAAGGAAAAGAGAAACTTGTCATAATAATCATAATGGCTAAATAATGTCATAATTTCTAAATAAAGGTCATAGACAACACAATACAAAGAGGCAGAGACTGTAAaaaatctcaaaacatgtatttatgtattttaattTGGGCAGAAATGCCAAATGTTTCCACATGAAGAAGGAAGTCGCTACACTTACCACATATTTATCCAATGAGTCTCTAATCAAGACACACATCTTGCATAAGCTGATGATCAGGGACTATAATAAATCAAAACATTAGTGTTTGCACGTGTGATGACTGGGTCAGTCCATAGTATTTTCGAAGGTGTTGAATTGAGTATTGGTGTTtatgtctttgtgtgcatggatagtgattgtgtgtgcatatatgtagcatcggtatatgtgtgcatgtcatGGTGGGGGCGTGTGTGATGCTGCTGTAGGTATttatagtgtgtatgtgtgtgcagtgttggtCAGGTAGAGATATGATTATCCTGCTTAATCAGCACCACTCAGGTTGCACTGACGGCATTTTCTCTGGAGGACGTTTTCAGTGGCAAATGCTGTAGAGACACTACAATGGCGGcctgcctctcctctctcttctgaaCACAGCACAGCCACGTTTTTTAAATGCTGAGAGAAGACCATGATGATGTGACATCTGTAATAACCCCTGATGGTATTCTGAGCTTTTCAAAATTAGCTGTGAATGTATCATGACCAGGCTCACTACATATTAATTATGCCACTTTGGACTCCTTTAGCCTGAACGTTGATCATGACAGACTGTAAAGATGAGGATGTGTTTCCCACTGTTGTACAATGTGACTGACAAACAGGCGGTTTTCTCACACCACAGCCACGACTTTCTGCAGACTCAGTGCTTTGTCTATCTGGCGTATTTATATACTTCTTGTTTATGGTGGCTCGGTGAGAGGGTGCGGCACGCAGCTTCTCTCATGCTGGTCTTCTCCGTAGGTCGATTTGCCGTGGAATAACTGCAGTTAATCTTTTCCCAAGATGCCCGTCCTTCTCTCCTGTGCTGCCTGGTTCTCTGAATGCAGAGTAACTGCGCAGGGCGGCATTGTGAAAACAGGAATTTGCATGCATTTGTTAGTGAAATGCGGCATCACAGGTGGAGCTTGTTTTCATCTCATTTGGACTCTTTGAGCTGGTCAGCATCTGTCTTTCACTGACTCCTCCACTGTGCCTTCGTGAGGGGCCACTGTTATACGCTCCATCTTGTTTATTCATGAGGACGCCCTTCTATTAAATGTAGCAACATAAACGAGAATGAGGAACGTGGAATAACTTTAACCTTGACTGGTGATGGGGAGGACTCTGGTGTGGAGGGTTCTAATGTAGGTGGTTCTAGTGTGGAGGGTTCTAATGTAGGTGGTTCTAGTGTGGAGGGTTCTAATGTAGGTGGTTCTAGTGTGGATGGTTCTGGTGTGGAGGGTCCTGGTGTGGAGGGTTCTAATGTAGATGGTTCTAGTGTAGAGGGTTCTAATGTAGGTGTTTCTAGTGTGGAGGGTTCTAATGTAGGTGGTTCTAGTGTGGGTGGTTCTGGTGTGGAGGGTTCTAATGTAGATGTTTCTAGTGTGGAGGGTTCTAATGTAGGTGGTTCTAGTGTAGAGGGCTCTGGTGTGGGTGGTTCTAGTGTGGAGGGTTCTAATGTAGGTGGTTCTAGTGTAGAGGGCTCTGGTGTGGGTGGTTCTAGTGTGGAGGGTTCTAATGTAGGTGGTTCTGGTGTGGAGGGTTCTAATGTGGGTGGTTCTAGTGTGGAGGGTTCTAATGTGGGTGGTTCTGGTGTGGAGGGTTCTAATGTAGGTGGTTCTGGTGTGGGTGAAACTGGTGTGGAGGGCTCTAATGTAGGTGGTTCTGATGTGGGTGGATCTGGTGTGGAAGGCTCTGATGTAGGTGGTTCTAGTGTGGGCGGTTCTGATGTGGGTGGTTCTGGTGTGAGTGATTCTGCAGTGGAGGGCTCTGATGTAGGTGGTTCTGGTGTGGATGGTTCTGGTGTGGAGGGCTCTAATGTAGGCAGTTCTGATGTAAGTGGTCCTGGTATGGAGGGTTCCGCTGTGGAGGGCTCTGGTGTAGGTGGTTCTGGTGTGGAGGGCTCAGTTGAGGGAGGGCCCTGACGAAGCAGATCAATGACCATGAGCTGTGAAGATGAAGGAGTTGATAAACTGCTTGTCACTGTCAGAGGGGCCTGGGGGCTGGGGCTTGTGACACAGAGAGTGTGGGAAAACCGCAGTCTTTACCTTTCCACCTGCTATCAAAACAAATGAACTGAACTGATCCAAATGACTTGAGACTTGAGCAGAGGCCATTTGACAGTTTTGACAGAGAGACAACGCTTTGTTCGGTTTCCAAGTTTTCCAGATACTTCTAAATGCAAAAACAACATATTTGATTACAATGACAGTTTGGTTCCAGTATGTTCAACTCAGGTGTCACCAGCAAGTGTTATCAGTATTGTCTCAAAACACCAACCTTTGCTGAGGCTTTTCAGGGCTACAAAAATACAGTGACTCATATCACACAGTATCAGTGGAGCAGATAATACTGTATATTTGGATTAAAGTGACCTTAAAATGAATGAGAAATGGGTGATAGTTTCCAGCACTGCACACCCTTCTGTGCACTCAAGGTGTAAATACAGTTGGGATGAACAGCGCTGACGTGCTGACACGTGAACTCGTGAAGCAGGAGATGGGCGGTGCTGATAAGGCCATAGAGAACCAGCTCTTCACCTGAATCCTGTGGGAACCTCTCAGCCGACCCACCTGTCCTTCAGCCTTCATCGTCCTCTTAGGACATGGGCTGATACTCAGGAAATCAGAAGCAGGTTTTACAGCATATTGTTCTTTATGTCCTTTAACCAAAAACATCTTTTAGATAAGTGACTGACCGCTTTTTGAATGCCTTATTTAACGCAGTGCAGGGCCTGCAGTGTTATTTACTCATTTTGTGCAGGTATAACCATTCAGAGCATCCTGAAAAATCTGAGAAACCTTGAAAAGCAGCATTGAAATGAATCGTCTGAGAGTCAGTATTGCTTTGGTGATGTACATAAAGAGCTTGAAGTAGATCAGACTTATGACAAACGAAAGAGAGTGTTCCTAACTGAAACGAAACACACAACTAACACACAAGATGTATTCCGTTGTGCTATGACTTGTCGAATGTTACTCAACAGGCCTACGTAGTCCCCACCCATGTGATGTTTCTCAACCTTTCTGAGGGACCACAGAGTGTCTCTCACTGAATGGACGTCAGTCCTGCAGTTCCACTCTActgtgactcacacacacatttcctctTTGACTGGATTTAACTACTCAGTCATTCAGGGCAGGGTTTACACCAGTTTGTTTGGAGTATCTTCTTTAAAGCATAGAGAACAGAACAGTTTCAAATCAAAAACAGGCCCTGCAGCCCCTCATATCCTGCCCAATAAATGTCTGTTTCTCAGGGAATCACCAGGAAACTGCTCCACTACATTGGTTCTGCCTGCAGGATCATGTTATTAAAAACGCAGGATGTGAAGTGACGATAGGATGCCCGCTCTTACTTTTCATGGCTGCCATTACTGTAAAGCACCGACTGTTAACTTAACTGTGAGGGGAATGAATCTTTTAAAACAATAGGGTGCCTGTTAGCTTCAAGCAAAATCCTGACCCCTGGCTCCTGACCCCTGACATCTGACCCCAAGCTTTACCAGGTCACGTTAAGAGCAGCTAACAGGGAAGGATGAATCTTGGCTTTTAGGTTGAGGACCTggcaagagaggaagagagagggaaagaaagggaGATGGTGATAGAGGGACAAAGAGGGGAAGgtaaagagatggagagagagggagagagggaaggagatggagtgagagaaggagatagaTGAATatagaggaagaaagagagggagggaggaaggggtgAGTTGAGGCAGAGGGAGCAGAAACAAAAAGAGAAGCAGGACTTTGTTCTTAGTGAGTCGTTTGGAGTCTGCAAGCTAATGAAGAGCAGctatcattaccacctcaaACTGCACTCCTGTGTAactctcagagagagagagagagagagatttgaatTTGATTCTCTAGCAATCGTGTTTACAAAGGCCCTCATGGACCTTATCACCACTTTGTTTTCTGTAAATATTCAGGCTGCAGGTGCTAAATGCTTAACAGACATAACAGTCCCGGACACTCATTAATCCCGCTCCTCCTCGGCCTTGACGATGACACTCCCTCACGGCACGTAGGGATTGAAGATACCAAATCAATTACATGCTGTCAAATGAAAATAGAATTATCTCATTTACTGGAAGGAGGCATTTCACTGATTTGAGGTGAGATGTTTGAGTAACTCGGCGGGGAGTGATTCACACCCCCTTGGCTGAGTGTCACAACACTGCTCGCACAGCTACGAGTCTGCATCCTAAACGGAAACCACCAACGCCGGGCTCTGCATTCCTTCCCTTCATCTCCCCTCACTCTCGCACAGTGTCACTTGACCAGACCTCATTTAGGAAGTGAAAGAGGAAGGTGCCTTcatcctcctccatcctctcggCCGCACTGGTGAGGCAGGCCatgtgaagagagagacagacaggacatTAGTACTGTTCACGCGACAGCggcaaaacaacatgaaagcaagAACAGACTAGTTCTGGCCAGCCTAGTTCTGCTtcaggggccacacacacacactggacgtGACCAGCTAGGATCAAAACACTGCGGTATTTGGGGAGAATGTTCAATCCAGAGGCGTCTGTGAAGTCCTGTCCAACTATCGAAACTTACTTACATGTATTATTACTGAATCTTACTGAATTCTTAATTCATTTTCCTTTAGAGTTCAGTTGTAGCTAGTTCACAGGTTAACCAGGTCTGTCAACAGGGCCGTGTCCTTCTGTCCTCTTCGGACGCCCAACTATTCATTGCCTCCATAGTTATTTTTTGTTGATTTTTTCTTTGTGCGTCTTCCCCCTGCTTCCCCCCCACTAGTTATCTCAGTTAGTTCCGTGTGACTGGACCTTTGGAAGTTCCTGATAAAGCTGCAAATAGTATTTCTGAAAACAACGTTTctcaaagaagaaaaaaagaccTAAAAAAATGTGCACAAAACATTAATAATTACCATAATGGCAGTGGACACCGGGCAACAGAAGAAGATAGAGATTTGCTTGCCCTCTGCCCAGGTCTCAGTGACCGTGTGACACCACATGGAAGCAGACACCTTGGGCTGGGTGCTGACTCAGCCCCCCCCCTCTATGGATAGAACGTAGGGGCTGGCTGTGGTGGGTTCAGACAGCACTCACGCTATCACATGCACAGGAGAAAAAGCTTACTAATGACTTTTACAATGGCAGCCTGCATACTGCGGTGAGGCGCTGCTTGCCTAGTGCTGTTCTGATTATCTACTTACTTCGCAAGCGTGTGCAGAGCACCTGACACAAAACAATATCTACACTTTTCTCCAGTGAACAAATATCACAAATATTAACAGGCCCAAGTATTTGAGAGGGTTCTGGTAGTCGTGGATAAAGGCTTAAATGCAAATGAAAGAAAGGCAGGCAGGATCCAGTCCTAATGAGGCACAGCAACCTgcagagccagatgtgctgcaGAAATCATGGTTCTCCTTTCAACTTATCTCCTGCTGGCCAGGGACGCCAAACTTTGCTTTGGAAATTCCTGAAGAACCACAGTAGTTATTATTCTATGCAGAAAAACACACGGGCCTTTAACTGCTGAATTCTTCACTCACACTGAAGGTCCTGTAAACATCTGCGTCACAAAGTGGTGAATCACCAGATTTGGGCTGCTCTGTACTTTTCATATAAAGTGTGATAAAAAAATGCCCTAAAAATAGAGCATGTGTAATGACCCAGCACTAAAGGTAGGGGGCGCTTAGGCACCTGTGTTTTGGCACTGGTCCAATAAGCATTTGCATCTCGCAGCCAGCAGGTCACAACAGAAGTCAATGAAAGACTAACTATTAGAGAACAGTTAACAACAAGATCGAGGGTTAAAGGCCATATTGCAACATGGTGTTTGGACCCTGAAGAAAGGTTGCGCACACAGTTAATATCGACAAGTACTTGTAGGCCAACATAACAGTGTCTTAAGAGTGTAATTATCATCGTCCATTAACGTCTATATATTTTGCTCACTTAATAAACAATTATGGTAACAGAATATGTCAGCTATTAACCGAAGAGAACAAGCTTTTACCAAAGAGAACCACAAATAACAACTTAGAGTGACAGAAACATGTACCTTTATTGTGCTCAAAATAAAGGTTACGGCACAGGAACACCTGTTTCTCCTAAACATCATTATTCATTCTGAGTCTGGCGGaatagttttttattttaattctaACCTAAACACATGTTGCTGGCATTAACACAGTGCTTAGCACTTATACATGTGATTCAAATACTTCTGGCTGAGATGTCCTTGAATAAGCCTCTGCATTCTAATATGACAACAGCAAGCGGTTGTATGGTTACCCGTCACATTAAAGCCTAACTACTATGCAAAAACTGTGCAAATTTTTTATTCAGCTTTGCTGGATGCTTAACAGCCCTTTGTGTCAGGGGAGATGGTTTTATTTATCTTCTCCTTCCTCTGAAGAACTCAGACAGCTTGCCATATGCTTCTCCAGGTTTATTGCACTGTGCCTGCTGAGATGGTAGTCACAGTTCCTTCATGAAGAAGTCGCTCCTCAAGGCCAAAGGTCAAATATAGAGGAGACGTGTGCTGCCTGATTTCAACTTAAATTTATATGTTTGAACATTATGTTTGTTCATGGTTGACTTTTAGATATTTGCTCATGACTTAGCTGGGATATGCTCTGATGAAGTGAGAAGTTTAGCAACATAATATTTAGCGTGCTTTAGTTATGAAAtatctgtttatttattaaatattatgaAAGAACTCTAAGAACTCTATTTATTGTGTTATTCACATTTAATGGATCCATGTTATTAATATTCTTATATACTATTATATTTGATAATATCTCCATTAAACAGACCCCCATGTGCCAATATAAGGATTTTATGGTAAGGAGAACAACTACTGAATACAATGCAATTTTTGAGATTTATTTAAAAGAACATGGCAGAAATATTAGGTTAGCATGTTTTCTTCTTTGAAAAAGATCTATATGTAGACTAACAAATTATTTAAAGAAATATATTGTGCTAACAGTGATTAATACAATACAATTAATACAATGCAATACAAAACAAAGGCAGAACTTAAAAAATGCCCCAAACATCTGCCGGGATCACAGGAAGAGTTCACATGAGATGCAGGAGGTGTTGCATCTCCTGTTGAATTGCCTTCAGGTCTTTGAGGAAAATGAGACTACAGGTGTCTCTTCAcaccaaaccaaaaaaaatcACACTTTATTTGCAGAAATCCAGCAACCACACTAATGAAGTGGAAAAAGTGAAAAtcttgaaagaaaaaaaaacaaggaatACGGggaaaagtaaaataaaatttgAGATAAAAAATCTACTTTATTTAAACAGATAAAATATATGCTATAAAATCCGGCTTTAAAAGCTATAACAAAAATTCTGGAGATGACGGGCTTTCACTGGACGACCCACGGTTGTGACTGCTCATCCCGCTTACTAATCTTTCGCATTTGAGCTTGTAAGCGTCTCTCTCGCGGACCAAGCGACTGAGCTCGTGCTTTAACTCCTCCACCTGAGTGGCGAGGTTCGACTTCTCGTGTTCCAGGATGTGTTTTTGTTGGACGCGTTTGTGCCTGCACGACTGAGCGTAGCCTCGGTTTTTAAGGGTGCGGCGTTTCTGCTTCAGGCGGATCACCTCGTCCTTGCTCATGCCTCGGAGGTGGCGATTGAGTTCGCGGACAGACATGGACACGAGCTGGTCGTCAGAGAAACGGTTTTCCAAGCCGGTGCTCCGGTCCTGCCGCctttggtgttggtggtgaatGTTTTGAGATCTCAGATGATTGTAGGCCTGGGCTCCAACTGCTGCTGACCCGTCAACATCTTGCATATACTGATATTCATTTTTACTGTGCGTAAAATCGTGAGTCGCAGGATGAACGATGAGCTCTTCAGGATTGTGGACTATTCCGGGATACTGCTGTGGACACTGTTGGACGTCTGGAGTTTGACCGTGAAACTGACGCCCTGTCCTGTATCCTTCATAGTCAACATGATGAAGCTGTGGATGAATCTGAAGAGACGCATGTCCGTGGATGGAACTGGCGCTGAAGATTTCGCCCGCATCCTCTGGTGGGACGTCTAAAGCGTGTGGGTCGAGTTGCTGGGGGTATGCGCTCGCGCTTATAGCCCAGTAGAGATCCTCAGCGCTGGTTCTCGGTCCACCGGGGCTGAAGCTGGGAGACGAGGGAACCGAGCTGCACGG
Above is a genomic segment from Brachyhypopomus gauderio isolate BG-103 unplaced genomic scaffold, BGAUD_0.2 sc138, whole genome shotgun sequence containing:
- the mafbb gene encoding v-maf avian musculoaponeurotic fibrosarcoma oncogene homolog Bb; the protein is MTAEPQAPLELPKNPLILDYSDFEMMKFEVKKEAALNSFMNQCGQRVPGSVSTTPLSTPCSSVPSSPSFSPGGPRTSAEDLYWAISASAYPQQLDPHALDVPPEDAGEIFSASSIHGHASLQIHPQLHHVDYEGYRTGRQFHGQTPDVQQCPQQYPGIVHNPEELIVHPATHDFTHSKNEYQYMQDVDGSAAVGAQAYNHLRSQNIHHQHQRRQDRSTGLENRFSDDQLVSMSVRELNRHLRGMSKDEVIRLKQKRRTLKNRGYAQSCRHKRVQQKHILEHEKSNLATQVEELKHELSRLVRERDAYKLKCERLVSGMSSHNRGSSSESPSSPEFLL